A stretch of the Zerene cesonia ecotype Mississippi chromosome 4, Zerene_cesonia_1.1, whole genome shotgun sequence genome encodes the following:
- the LOC119839731 gene encoding microfibrillar-associated protein 1-like, with protein MIVLPAQPIGIQSTAGAVPVRNEKGEISMQKVKVQRYISGKKPDYAQGVSSSEESDAEDFIEQQRPERRHIIAPVIGKDDHSDSEQEVDDPRLRRLRMAVQSPPRRSEHKPEIIDAEPEEPEPESSEDEARHSSESEDELDEEEIERRRQAVKAKLAAREAEKEVLGRDDEEEMLDGDKEESGSSDTDYTDSEEETGPRVKPVFVRASERMTVAERERKVKQQKKEEVEARREKEEKRREALKLVEETIRAEQKNTQAEQKEANINDVCTDDENDELEYEAWKLREMKRIKRDKEEREAVEKEWLQTERLRNMTDDERRVEQRLNPKLITNKPVKGKYKFLQKYYHRGAFYLDKEEDVFKQDFSGATLDDHFDKTVLPKVMQVKKFGRSGRTKYTHLVDQDTTEFDSAWNNESAAARLANFRGGMKQVFEKPSAKRKHAV; from the exons ATGATTGTTCTACCAGCTCAACCGATTGGTATACAAAGTACTGCTGGTGCGGTGCCAGTTCGAAATGAAAAAG GTGAAATATCCATGCAAAAGGTGAAAGTTCAAAGATATATATCAGGAAAAAAGCCAGATTATGCTCAAGGAGTATCATCATCTGAAGAATCAGATGCTGAAGACTTTATAGAACAACAAAGACCAGAGAGGAGGCATATTATTGCTCCTGTTATTGGAAAAGATGACCACAGTGATTCAGAGCAAGAA GTTGATGACCCTCGGTTGCGCCGTCTTCGTATGGCAGTGCAGTCGCCTCCGCGACGTTCGGAGCACAAACCGGAGATTATCGACGCCGAACCTGAAGAGCCTGAACCAGAATCCAGTGAAGATGAGGCTCGGCATAGTTCCGAGAGTGAAGACGAACTGGATGAAGAAGAGATTGAGCGACGTAGGCAGGCTGTTAAAGCTAAATTGGCTGCAAG AGAGGCAGAGAAGGAGGTTTTAGGGCGGGATGATGAGGAAGAAATGTTGGATGGCGATAAAGAGGAGAGTGGCTCTTCAGACACAGATTACACTGACAGTGAAGAGGAAACTG GGCCAAGAGTAAAGCCAGTATTCGTAAGAGCGTCAGAAAGGATGACAGTAGCCGAGCGGGAAAGGAAAGTGAAACAACAGAAGAAGGAAGAAGTGGAAGCGAGAAGGGAAAAGGAGGAGAAAAGAAGGGAGGCGTTGAAGCTAGTTGAGGAGACTATACGTGCGGAGCAGAAGAATACTCAG gcAGAACAAAAGGAAGCGAATATAAACGACGTATGCACTGACGACGAGAATGACGAGCTGGAGTACGAAGCTTGGAAGCTGCGCGAAATGAAGAGGATAAAGCGGGACAAGGAAGAACGAGAGGC CGTGGAGAAGGAGTGGCTGCAAACGGAGCGCTTGCGCAACATGACCGACGACGAGCGGCGCGTCGAGCAGCGGCTCAACCCCAAGCTGATCACCAACAAGCCGGTCAAGGGCAAATACAAGTTCCTGCAGAAGTACTACCACAG agGTGCATTTTATTTGGACAAAGAGGAGGATGTTTTCAAACAAGATTTCTCTGGAGCGACACTGGACGATCACTTTGATAAGACTGTTTTGCCGAAg GTGATGCAAGTAAAGAAATTCGGTCGCTCCGGTCGCACAAAGTACACGCACCTGGTAGACCAAGATACCACCGAGTTCGACTCGGCTTGGAACAATGAAAGCGCGGCCGCGCGCTTAGCTAACTTCAGAGGAGGCATGAAACAGGTGTTCGAGAAACCATCAGCGAAAAGGAAACATGCTGTATAA